From a region of the Triticum aestivum cultivar Chinese Spring chromosome 7D, IWGSC CS RefSeq v2.1, whole genome shotgun sequence genome:
- the LOC123167784 gene encoding uncharacterized protein encodes MGSSRRRALLLLLAVLLASSFCAGSAAPLAAQRTRRKDPLDGLRPYAGGWNISDRHYIASVAFSAAPVFAAAAVWLVGFALAALVACCCRCCRGSPTRDDDYSYSRKTFAASLLLLLAFTATVIVGCAVLYDGQAKLDGSTSATLRYVVRQSDGAAASLRGFAGFIETAKASGGAAMPRDLGAKVDQVANRVGAAADELAARTASNARKIRSMLDTTRKILIGVAAVMLVLAFLGLVFSLAGLNSVVRFLVFLGWILVTATFILGGVFLLLHNAVGDTCVAMEEWVLRPPGSRNSTALDDILPCADAAATSEALRRSKEVNHQLVTTLNDVLANVSNANTFPPGAGPPLNYNQSGPPVPLLCSPYRADLSDRPCAAGEVPAAFAPQAWRGHVCQAAGAPGQETCATPGRLTPSMYAQALAVANASAGLVGYGPVLAGLADCTFVRRTFEAVVADGCPGLRRHSGRVYQALLAVAVAVAAAVAAWVVHTRERRRRREAVRFRVSPYRLPIEDKSLLKSPRRPYRRAESGGLIGKGGW; translated from the exons ATGGGGTCGTCTCGCCGGCGCGCGCTCCTCCTGCTCCTCGCCGTCCTCCTCGCGTCCTCCTTCTGCGCCGGCTCGGCGGCGCCGCTGGCGGCCCAGCGGACGCGCCGGAAGGACCCCCTCGACGGGCTCCGGCCCTACGCCGGCGGCTGGAACATCAGCGACAGGCACTACATCGCC TCGGTGGCCTTCAGCGCGGCGCCGGTGTTCGCGGCCGCGGCGGTCTGGCTCGTCGGCTTCGCCCTGGCGGCGCTCGTGGCCTGCTGCTGCCGGTGCTGCCGCGGCAGCCCCACCAGGGACGACGACTACTCCTACTCGCGCAAGACcttcgccgcctccctcctcctcctcctcgccttcaccGCCACCGTCAT CGTCGGGTGCGCGGTGCTGTATGACGGGCAGGCCAAGCTGGACGGCAGCACGTCGGCGACGCTGCGCTACGTGGTGCGCCAGTCGGACGGCGCGGCGGCCAGCCTCCGGGGGTTCGCCGGGTTCATCGAGACGGCCAAGGCGTCCGGCGGCGCCGCCATGCCGCGCGACCTCGGGGCCAAGGTCGACCAGGTCGCCAACAGGGTGGGCGCCGCGGCCGACGAGCTCGCCGCGCGCACCGCCAGCAACGCGCGCAAGATCCGGAGCATGCTCGACACCAC AAGGAAGATCCTGATCGGCGTCGCAGCCGTGATGCTGGTGCTGGCGTTCCTGGGCCTCG TGTTCTCGTTGGCTGGGCTGAACTCTGTTGTTCGCTT CCTAGTGTTTCTGGGATGGATCCTTGTTACCGCCACATTTATATTGGGTGGTGTTTTCCTTCTCTTGCACAA CGCGGTGGGCGACACCTGCGTGGCCATGGAGGAATGGGTGCTCCGCCCGCCGGGCAGCAGAAACAGCACCGCCCTGGACGACATCCTCCCGTGCGCCGACGCGGCGGCGACCTCGGAGGCGCTGCGCCGGAGCAAGGAGGTGAACCACCAGCTGGTCACCACGCTCAACGACGTGCTCGCCAACGTCTCCAACGCCAACACCTTCCCGCCGGGCGCCGGGCCGCCTCTCAACTACAACCAGTCCGGCCCGCCGGTGCCGCTCCTCTGCAGCCCCTACCGCGCCGACCTGTCCGACCGCCCCTGCGCCGCCGGCGAGGTGCCGGCCGCCTTCGCGCCGCAGGCGTGGCGGGGCCACGTGTGCCAGGCGGCGGGCGCGCCGGGGCAGGAGACGTGCGCGACGCCCGGGCGGCTCACGCCGTCGATGTACGCCCAGGCGCTGGCGGTGGCGAACGCCAGCGCGGGGCTGGTCGGGTACGGGCCGGTGCTCGCGGGGCTGGCGGACTGCACGTTCGTGCGGCGGACGTTCGAGGCGGTGGTGGCCGACGGCTGCCCCGGCCTGCGGCGGCACAGCGGCAGGGTGTACCAGGCGCTGCTggccgtggcggtggcggtggcggcggccgtggcggcgTGGGTGGTGCACAccagggagcggcggcggcggcgcgaggccgtGCGGTTCCGGGTGTCGCCCTACCGGCTCCCCATCGAGGACAAGTCGCTGCTCAAGAGCCCCCGGCGGCCGTACCGGCGCGCCGAGAGCGGCGGGCTCATCGGCAAAGGTGGCTGGTGA